In Firmicutes bacterium ASF500, a single genomic region encodes these proteins:
- the rplT gene encoding 50S ribosomal protein L20 has product MARVKGAMMTRKRRNKILKMAKGYWGSKSKHFKMANQAVMKSGVYAYTGRKLKKRDFRQLWITRINAACKMNGMNYSTFMNGLKKSGVVINRKMLAELAVNDKAAFTQLTQTAKAALA; this is encoded by the coding sequence ATGGCAAGAGTGAAGGGCGCGATGATGACGCGCAAGAGAAGAAATAAAATCCTCAAGATGGCCAAGGGCTACTGGGGCTCCAAGTCCAAGCACTTCAAGATGGCCAATCAGGCCGTCATGAAGTCCGGCGTTTACGCCTACACCGGCCGCAAGCTGAAGAAGCGCGACTTCCGCCAGCTGTGGATCACCCGGATCAACGCCGCCTGCAAGATGAACGGCATGAACTACTCCACCTTTATGAATGGTCTGAAGAAGTCCGGCGTCGTCATCAACCGCAAGATGCTGGCCGAGCTGGCTGTCAACGACAAGGCCGCTTTCACCCAGCTCACCCAGACCGCCAAGGCGGCTCTGGCCTAA
- the atpB gene encoding ATP synthase subunit a, whose product MKQRKLGLVFWVAAVLLLAAALLAGSSGRAESVQGAMRDAVLHDVNQISLLGLKTVTPGMISALTVTAAVLFAAACLRVFVIPRFRYTPGRLQLLLEEAVGLFDNMARSNSPHRNRFLGLYLFSVGTYIFIGTLFELLGFQAITVAGHPITLPAPLSDVNAAIATGTLSYLVIVSGAVAGNGPKGVFKALKEFSLPISMSFRLFGALLSGLLVTELVYYYVSLSFVLPVVVGVLFTLLHALVQTYVLTMLTALYYGEVSEPSHKEPKKLQAKKA is encoded by the coding sequence ATGAAGCAACGCAAGCTGGGCCTGGTCTTTTGGGTGGCCGCCGTCCTGCTGCTGGCCGCCGCGCTGCTGGCCGGGTCCTCGGGCCGGGCTGAGAGCGTACAGGGAGCCATGAGGGACGCCGTCCTCCACGATGTCAATCAAATCAGCCTCCTCGGCCTGAAAACGGTCACCCCCGGCATGATCTCCGCTCTGACCGTCACGGCGGCTGTGCTGTTCGCCGCGGCCTGCCTCCGGGTGTTTGTCATCCCCAGATTTCGTTACACCCCGGGCAGGCTCCAGCTCCTGCTGGAGGAGGCGGTGGGCCTGTTTGACAACATGGCCCGGAGCAACAGCCCCCACCGAAACCGGTTCCTGGGGCTCTATCTCTTTTCCGTCGGGACCTATATTTTTATCGGGACCCTCTTCGAGCTGCTGGGCTTTCAGGCCATCACCGTGGCGGGCCATCCCATCACCCTGCCCGCCCCCCTGTCCGATGTCAACGCCGCCATCGCCACTGGTACGCTGTCCTATCTGGTCATCGTCTCCGGCGCGGTGGCGGGAAACGGGCCCAAGGGCGTTTTCAAGGCCCTCAAGGAATTTTCCCTGCCCATCTCCATGAGCTTCCGTCTCTTCGGCGCCCTGCTCAGCGGCCTGCTGGTGACGGAGCTGGTCTACTACTACGTCAGCCTCAGCTTTGTCCTGCCCGTGGTTGTGGGGGTGCTGTTCACCCTGCTCCACGCCCTGGTGCAGACCTACGTGCTCACCATGCTGACGGCGCTGTACTACGGCGAGGTATCCGAGCCATCCCATAAGGAACCGAAAAAGCTCCAGGCGAAGAAAGCCTGA
- the atpH gene encoding ATP synthase subunit c has product MKKLLKKIAVLSGVLALALTLAIPVLANSPAAGEADPAAVSETQEDSSLGLKAIASGIAIGIAAGGGAIGMGLATAKSAEGISRQPEAESKIRTMMMLGLVFIETAIIYALLVVILIIFVL; this is encoded by the coding sequence ATGAAAAAGCTTCTGAAAAAAATTGCCGTCCTGTCCGGGGTGCTGGCGCTGGCGCTGACCCTGGCGATTCCCGTTCTGGCTAACTCTCCCGCCGCCGGGGAGGCCGATCCCGCCGCCGTCTCTGAGACTCAGGAGGACAGCTCCCTGGGCCTGAAGGCCATCGCCTCCGGCATCGCCATCGGCATCGCCGCCGGCGGCGGCGCGATAGGCATGGGCCTGGCCACCGCCAAGTCGGCGGAGGGCATCTCACGCCAGCCCGAGGCGGAGAGCAAGATCCGCACCATGATGATGCTGGGTCTGGTCTTTATCGAGACGGCCATCATCTATGCCCTTCTGGTCGTCATTCTGATTATCTTCGTATTGTAA
- the atpF gene encoding ATP synthase subunit b, producing MPLNIDFQQILLHWMNLAILTGGLYVLLYKPVKQFMDKREAHYQELERQAADKLAQAEQLKAERQAQLDQAGEEIRQARAKAQQSAQQAAQEQLDQAQAQAQHIVAKAQAEAEQSRDRIRRESQRELRELAAQAAKRLAARPGTDPFDQFLDLAEGGKSHESR from the coding sequence ATGCCTTTGAATATTGATTTTCAGCAGATTCTGCTGCATTGGATGAACCTGGCTATCCTGACGGGAGGGCTCTATGTGCTCCTGTACAAGCCGGTCAAGCAGTTTATGGACAAGCGGGAGGCCCACTATCAGGAACTGGAGCGTCAGGCCGCCGACAAGCTGGCCCAGGCGGAGCAGCTCAAGGCGGAGCGTCAGGCCCAGCTGGATCAGGCCGGCGAGGAGATCCGTCAGGCCCGGGCCAAGGCCCAGCAAAGCGCCCAGCAGGCCGCTCAGGAGCAGCTGGACCAGGCTCAGGCCCAGGCCCAGCACATCGTAGCCAAGGCCCAGGCGGAGGCGGAGCAGAGCCGGGACCGTATCCGCCGGGAGTCCCAGCGGGAGCTGAGGGAGCTGGCCGCTCAGGCGGCTAAGAGGCTGGCCGCCCGCCCGGGGACCGACCCCTTCGATCAGTTCCTGGACCTGGCGGAGGGAGGCAAGTCGCATGAGAGCCGCTAG
- the atpA gene encoding ATP synthase subunit alpha — protein sequence MRAARSRLSAVLHSAVSPTEEQLQRFAQFLTRTYQGKVPLRWEEDLSISDGFRLQVGSDVYDWTLDGRARQFTDYIHHLQAAQGELVPLMRQAVENWTLAVVPEEIGRVLTVDGEIATVGGLEHAQYGEILIFNDGIRGMVQDLRRGELSCILFGDSEEISAGSIVRRTLKTAGMPVGEAFLGRVVDALGVPVDGKGIIHAEEQRPIENPAPGILDRQPVNTPMETGLLAIDSMFPIGRGQRELIIGDRQTGKTAIALDTILNQKGKDVVCVYVAIGQKTSSVAQLADNLARRGAMSYTVIVNAPAGASAALQYIAPYAGCALGEYFMYQGRDVLIIYDDLSKHAVAYRALSLLLERSPGREAYPGDVFYLHSRLLERSAHLSDALGGGSMTALPIVETQAGDVSAYIPTNIISITDGQIFLEGDLFFAGQRPAVNVGLSVSRVGGDAQTKAMKKAAGPIRLELAQYREMEVFTQFSSDLDDATKRQLAYGQGLMRLLRQPQYAPLAQHQQVILLTAALDHVMQNVPLEKMDAFRAGLLASVEEADPELCRRIDQNGTLSQEDREDLLAHSKRFLTRFQGGGKQGG from the coding sequence ATGAGAGCCGCTAGAAGCCGCCTGTCGGCGGTGCTGCACAGCGCCGTCTCCCCCACTGAGGAGCAGCTCCAGCGCTTCGCCCAGTTCCTCACCCGGACCTATCAGGGCAAGGTCCCCCTGCGCTGGGAGGAGGACCTCTCCATCTCCGACGGCTTCCGCCTCCAGGTGGGCTCCGACGTGTACGACTGGACGCTGGACGGCCGCGCCCGGCAGTTCACCGACTATATCCACCACCTCCAGGCCGCGCAGGGGGAGCTGGTCCCCCTGATGCGCCAGGCCGTGGAAAACTGGACCCTGGCCGTGGTCCCGGAGGAGATCGGCCGGGTGCTGACGGTGGACGGCGAGATCGCCACCGTGGGCGGGCTGGAGCACGCCCAGTACGGAGAAATTTTGATTTTCAACGACGGCATCCGGGGCATGGTCCAGGACCTGCGCCGGGGGGAGCTGAGCTGTATCCTCTTCGGCGACAGCGAGGAGATCAGCGCGGGCAGTATCGTCCGCCGTACCCTGAAAACCGCCGGCATGCCTGTGGGCGAGGCCTTTCTGGGCCGGGTGGTGGACGCTTTGGGCGTCCCCGTGGACGGCAAGGGCATCATCCACGCCGAGGAACAGCGCCCCATCGAGAATCCCGCCCCCGGCATTCTGGACCGCCAGCCTGTCAACACCCCCATGGAGACCGGCCTGCTGGCTATCGACTCCATGTTTCCCATTGGCCGGGGCCAGCGGGAGCTGATTATCGGCGACCGCCAGACGGGCAAGACCGCCATCGCCCTGGACACCATCCTGAACCAGAAGGGGAAGGACGTGGTGTGCGTCTACGTGGCTATCGGGCAGAAGACCAGCTCGGTGGCCCAGCTGGCCGACAATCTGGCCCGCCGGGGGGCTATGAGCTACACCGTCATTGTCAACGCCCCCGCCGGGGCCTCCGCCGCCCTGCAATATATCGCCCCCTACGCCGGCTGCGCCCTGGGGGAGTATTTCATGTATCAGGGCCGGGACGTGCTCATCATCTACGACGACCTGAGCAAGCACGCCGTGGCCTATCGGGCCCTGTCCCTTCTGCTGGAGCGCTCCCCCGGCCGTGAGGCCTACCCCGGCGACGTGTTCTATCTCCACTCCCGGCTTCTGGAGCGGTCCGCCCACCTCAGCGACGCCCTGGGCGGGGGCAGTATGACCGCCCTGCCCATTGTGGAGACCCAGGCGGGAGACGTGTCCGCTTATATCCCCACCAACATCATCTCCATCACCGACGGACAGATCTTCCTGGAGGGCGACCTGTTCTTCGCCGGCCAGCGGCCCGCCGTCAACGTGGGCCTGTCGGTCTCCCGGGTGGGCGGCGACGCCCAGACCAAGGCCATGAAGAAGGCCGCCGGCCCCATCCGGCTGGAGCTGGCCCAGTACCGGGAGATGGAGGTCTTTACCCAGTTCTCCAGCGACCTGGACGATGCCACCAAGCGTCAGCTTGCCTACGGCCAGGGGCTGATGCGCCTGCTCCGCCAGCCCCAGTACGCCCCTCTGGCCCAGCACCAGCAGGTGATCCTCCTCACCGCCGCTCTGGACCACGTGATGCAGAACGTGCCCCTGGAGAAGATGGACGCCTTCCGCGCCGGACTGCTGGCCTCCGTCGAGGAGGCCGACCCGGAGCTGTGCCGCCGGATCGACCAGAACGGAACGCTGTCTCAGGAGGACCGGGAGGACCTTCTGGCCCACTCCAAGCGCTTCCTGACCCGGTTCCAGGGCGGCGGAAAGCAGGGTGGATGA
- the atpG gene encoding ATP synthase gamma chain, sodium ion specific, with the protein MAGTKEIKTHIESVQETRKITNAMYLIASTKLRRARAELDNTRPYFQALRGEIKRIFRTVSDVESPYFYPVGDDSPIKGTYGCLVITADKGLAGAYNQNAIKETLKLLEEHPDTKLFVVGEYGRRFFASHNIPIERSFLYTAQNPTMARAREISALLLDGFDQRELREIYVIYTDMANSMSYEARTARVMPFHRSFFLTAPGESPVTEPFEFLPDVQAVLNSMIPSYVSGFIYSALIDSFCCEQSARMAAMDSANQNAEGLLGELSLQYNRVRQSAITQEITEVSAGARAQRQKKR; encoded by the coding sequence ATGGCGGGGACAAAGGAGATCAAAACCCACATTGAGAGCGTTCAGGAGACCCGAAAGATCACCAACGCGATGTATCTCATCGCCTCCACCAAGCTGCGCCGGGCCCGGGCGGAGCTGGACAACACCCGGCCCTATTTCCAGGCCCTGCGGGGGGAGATCAAGCGCATTTTCCGCACGGTCAGCGACGTGGAGAGCCCCTATTTCTACCCGGTGGGGGACGACTCCCCCATAAAGGGGACCTATGGCTGTCTGGTCATCACCGCCGACAAGGGGCTGGCCGGGGCCTACAATCAAAATGCCATCAAGGAGACTCTGAAGCTGCTGGAGGAGCACCCGGACACCAAGCTCTTCGTGGTGGGGGAGTATGGCCGGCGGTTCTTCGCCTCCCACAACATCCCCATTGAGCGCAGCTTCCTGTACACCGCCCAGAACCCCACCATGGCGAGGGCCCGGGAGATCAGCGCCCTGCTGCTGGACGGCTTCGACCAGAGGGAGCTGCGGGAGATTTATGTCATTTACACCGACATGGCAAACAGCATGTCCTATGAGGCCCGGACCGCCCGGGTGATGCCCTTCCACCGCAGCTTCTTCCTCACCGCTCCGGGGGAGTCGCCGGTGACGGAGCCCTTTGAATTTCTCCCCGACGTGCAGGCGGTGCTGAACAGCATGATACCCAGCTATGTCTCCGGCTTCATCTACAGCGCCCTCATCGACAGCTTCTGCTGTGAGCAGAGCGCCCGCATGGCGGCGATGGACAGCGCCAATCAGAACGCCGAGGGCCTGCTGGGGGAGCTGTCCCTCCAATACAACCGGGTCCGCCAGTCGGCCATTACCCAGGAGATCACCGAGGTCTCCGCCGGGGCCAGGGCCCAGCGTCAAAAAAAGAGGTAG